In Saprospiraceae bacterium, the sequence TTTTTCACCTCATCAATCAGGTTTGGGTACATCCTTATTTGGATATGATCTTATCCTTTAGCCGTAACCAGTTTGTCTGGACACCATTATATGCTTTCCTGATTGGTTTTTTTATATTTAATTTCGGGACTAAAGGTTTATACCTCTGCCTCTTTGCCATCGGATTAGTGATTTTATCCAATTTGATCAGCAGCGAATTGATCAAAAAGAATGTGAGACGGACGAGGCCATGCAATGAAGTGAGTCTGGAACAAAATCGGAGATTATTGGTTCAATGTGGTACAGGTTATAGTTTTACTTCTTCCCATGCGACGAATCATTTTTGTTTTTCAGTCTTTATCATTTTAGCTGCTGCATCGTATTTACCTAGAACAAGATATTTATTTCTTCTTTAGGCGGCTGTGATCGCATATGCCCAGATTTATGTAGGGGTGCATTATCCGATGGATGTGATTTTTGGGTCTTTGTTGGGGATTTTCATGGGGTGGATAGGGGCAGTTTTTATAAATTATTACCTTTCTCCAAATGAACTTAATACAATACGCTTTATTATGCTTTTGCTTATTACTGATAGGGGGAGTATGTGCTAAATTTATTCTTGGTCAGAACCGCAAAAAAATATTACAGGACATGTTATCCCTAAGCGGTGCCTACCTGTTTGGATTGTTGATTTTAGAGATGTTTCCAATTATTTTTTCAGGTCATAATCACTATGCAGGGTTGTGTGTTTTAGCTGGTTTTTTTATTCAGATTTTTATGGAATTTTTGACGGGTGGATTAGAACATGGACATATTCATCCGCCTGCACATAATAATCAGGCTTTGACTGTGGCTTTATTTGTAGGATTGGGATTGCATGCCTTGGCTGGACGGTCTTCCATTTGCCGGGGTCGGGGCAATATCAGATCACCAACATCATAATTTTTACTCGGGGATATTACTCCACAAGGTGGTGGAAGGGTTTACGATGTATTTATTGCTTGATATGATGGGTCATAAAGCGGTCCGTATCTGGCAGATTTTGATATTGTTTTCGCTTATCACACCGGCAGGGATGGTTATGGTAAACAAGATTCCGGTATTATTAGAGCATATCCTCTGGTATTGGCATTTGCTGGCGGATCACTTCTCCATGTAGCCATTACGATTCTTTTTTGAAACAGAAAACCTTCACCATCATGGTATTCCGATCCGAAAACTTATATGGATTGGGCTAGGATTGGGTATGGCCGTGCTGATAGCTTTAGTCTAAGCAGCTGGTTCTTAGAAAGGTAACCTGGGATGAGGTGTAATATCCAGAGGGCTTACTTGATTTTTGAGGAATTTGTAATGGGCAGCAATCCCAATCATAGCAGCATTGTCGGTGCAATATTCAAATTTTGGAATATAGGTTTTCCAACCCAGTTCTTTTCCCACTGAAATAATTTGGTGGCGGAGAGCACTATTGGCAGATACACCTCCTGCTATGGCTACTTCTTTAATACCGTATATATCGGTAGCCTTGACAAGTTTTTTTTCATCAAGATGTCGACAAGTTTTGACTGAAGCGAAGCACA encodes:
- a CDS encoding phosphatase PAP2 family protein gives rise to the protein MIAYAQIYVGVHYPMDVIFGSLLGIFMGWIGAVFINYYLSPNELNTIRFIMLLLITDRGSMC
- a CDS encoding phosphatase PAP2 family protein, with product MDYFLQLDLRIFHLINQVWVHPYLDMILSFSRNQFVWTPLYAFLIGFFIFNFGTKGLYLCLFAIGLVILSNLISSELIKKNVRRTRPCNEVSLEQNRRLLVQCGTGYSFTSSHATNHFCFSVFIILAAASYLPRTRYLFLL